One segment of Yersinia kristensenii DNA contains the following:
- a CDS encoding ABC transporter permease, which produces MKVSEIYRRDRQGIIVLVLSITIFIVFAFFLPRFLSTDNLVNLVRSVTLLGILAVAMGMIVIGRGIDLSLISVMAMSTAWLLHMLNQQMSLAVALPLTLLAVIAIGMVNGLLIAYAEIPALFATLATGILVYGVGRSQLISQDVIYLPKSQHTIAALGEAALGPVPLEIVLFLVLAALMALLLRFFKYGRYLYLMGDNLHAARNIGIPVRPLITLQYTVSTLVAFIAGLVIVASLHSINTRIINSTLLYDVILVVVVGGIGLSGGKGGMRNVIYGTLLIGLLINGLTILDISDLYQNLIKASFLLIALIIDGVINPRDEQTEQQGDI; this is translated from the coding sequence ATGAAAGTCAGTGAAATTTACCGGCGAGACCGGCAGGGAATTATCGTACTTGTTTTATCGATAACGATTTTTATCGTTTTCGCCTTTTTCTTACCGCGTTTTTTATCCACGGATAATCTGGTTAACTTAGTCCGCAGTGTCACACTTCTCGGTATTCTCGCCGTGGCCATGGGCATGATTGTTATTGGTCGTGGCATTGACCTCTCATTAATATCGGTCATGGCAATGTCGACCGCCTGGCTATTACATATGCTTAATCAGCAGATGTCACTGGCGGTGGCGCTGCCGTTAACACTGTTGGCAGTAATTGCCATTGGTATGGTCAATGGCTTGCTGATTGCCTACGCGGAGATCCCGGCGCTGTTCGCCACACTCGCCACTGGCATTCTGGTCTACGGCGTCGGTCGCTCGCAACTGATAAGCCAGGATGTTATCTATCTGCCAAAATCTCAGCATACCATTGCGGCGCTGGGTGAAGCTGCGCTCGGCCCTGTCCCACTGGAGATAGTGCTATTTTTGGTGCTGGCAGCGTTAATGGCTTTGTTACTCCGCTTTTTTAAATATGGCCGCTATCTCTATTTGATGGGCGATAATTTACACGCGGCGCGTAATATCGGTATTCCGGTTCGCCCATTGATTACCTTGCAATATACAGTTTCCACGCTGGTGGCGTTTATTGCCGGTTTGGTCATTGTGGCCAGCTTGCATTCCATCAATACCCGGATTATTAACTCCACCTTACTGTATGACGTCATATTAGTGGTGGTAGTGGGCGGAATAGGTTTATCAGGCGGTAAAGGCGGCATGCGTAATGTTATTTACGGCACTTTGTTAATCGGCCTGTTAATTAATGGATTAACTATCCTCGATATTTCCGATCTATATCAA
- a CDS encoding acyltransferase domain-containing protein: protein MKILLFSGQGQQYKGMGRTLFSIYPQITQDASDILGYSIEELCLDDPLHRLQLTEYTQPALFVINTLGYYQWCERFPSTKIDALVGHSLGELSALFAAGCFDFKTGLQIVRQRGQLMG, encoded by the coding sequence ATGAAAATATTATTATTTTCAGGGCAGGGTCAGCAATATAAAGGCATGGGGAGAACACTGTTTTCCATTTATCCGCAGATTACTCAGGATGCTTCGGATATATTAGGCTACTCGATTGAAGAGCTTTGTCTTGATGACCCATTGCACCGTTTACAACTCACTGAATATACTCAGCCAGCTCTTTTTGTTATTAATACTCTTGGTTATTATCAATGGTGTGAGCGTTTTCCATCCACAAAGATTGATGCCCTTGTCGGGCATAGCTTAGGAGAGCTTTCTGCATTATTTGCTGCTGGCTGTTTCGATTTTAAAACCGGGTTACAAATAGTGCGTCAGCGCGGTCAATTAATGGGCTAG
- a CDS encoding PfaD family polyunsaturated fatty acid/polyketide biosynthesis protein has protein sequence MAAVLGLPAIELQVMLNEFGLSRLDLVNFNSTNQTVIAGDSDAIYLAEKQLTEQGIQCIVLNVCVPFHSRYMNKAQEEFATFLHEFTFADPEIPVIANATARRYPPGQVAQLLVQQIANPVKWMQSIQYLMGFGNFDYEEIGADSSRIGGNVLGKLVDDIRSHSHFLDKHTEVLATDARENCRYILPNIPPVVAPPSEIYTLDWDAKHLGSSVFRERYGTQYAYVAGAMYRAIASEALVIQMSQAGLLSYFGSGGLSLQRIENAIQTIQARLGVDSLYGMNLLADYVDPELELATVQLYLKYGVRNIEAAAYMQITPAIVQFRLSGLSRDIQGYIQCAHHILAKISRLEVAQAFMSPPPAEIVAMLYQKGAITAEQAELAQYIPVSDDICAEADSGGHTDAGIPTILLPAILQLRQSIIEKYHYQVPPCVGLAGGIGTPMAAAAAFVMGADFILTGSINQCTVESGSSALVKEMLQQASIHDMAYAPAGDMFEMGSRVQVLRKGLLFPPRANKLYAYYLQYDSLEDLPTAVQSQLEDCYFKCSLAEVWQETLYHLQASGRTQDIAKAQVNAKYRMSLVFRWYFSYSTQLAFSGLPDDKTNYQVHTGPALGAFNQWVQGTELAVWTQRHVDLIAMKLLHATANQLTSMLNIGCDAREGMRS, from the coding sequence ATGGCTGCGGTACTTGGCTTACCGGCGATTGAACTCCAAGTAATGTTAAATGAATTTGGGCTGTCACGATTGGATTTGGTTAATTTTAATTCTACGAATCAAACGGTTATTGCCGGTGACAGTGATGCCATCTACCTTGCCGAGAAACAGCTTACCGAGCAAGGAATACAATGCATTGTGTTAAATGTTTGCGTACCTTTCCATTCACGTTATATGAATAAAGCTCAGGAGGAGTTTGCTACGTTTTTACACGAATTCACTTTTGCTGATCCGGAAATCCCCGTCATTGCGAATGCGACTGCACGTCGATATCCCCCTGGACAGGTCGCTCAATTACTCGTACAACAAATTGCCAACCCAGTTAAATGGATGCAGAGTATTCAGTATCTTATGGGATTCGGTAATTTTGATTATGAGGAAATCGGTGCGGATTCGTCACGTATCGGAGGAAATGTTTTGGGTAAGTTGGTGGATGACATTCGCAGCCACTCGCACTTTCTAGATAAGCATACTGAGGTATTAGCAACTGATGCCAGAGAAAATTGCCGCTATATTTTACCCAATATTCCCCCTGTAGTTGCACCTCCCTCTGAGATATATACCCTTGATTGGGATGCTAAACATTTAGGAAGTTCAGTTTTTCGTGAACGCTATGGTACTCAATATGCTTATGTGGCAGGGGCAATGTATCGGGCAATTGCATCTGAAGCATTAGTAATACAGATGAGTCAGGCAGGTTTATTGAGTTATTTCGGCAGCGGTGGTCTTAGTTTGCAACGAATTGAAAATGCGATCCAAACAATTCAGGCCCGGCTTGGTGTGGACTCTCTCTATGGTATGAATTTACTCGCTGATTATGTAGACCCTGAACTCGAATTGGCGACTGTTCAACTCTATTTGAAATATGGCGTTCGTAATATTGAAGCTGCTGCTTATATGCAGATAACACCTGCAATAGTGCAATTTCGTCTTAGTGGTTTGAGCCGTGATATTCAGGGTTATATTCAATGTGCTCATCACATATTAGCTAAGATTTCCCGATTAGAAGTTGCTCAAGCATTTATGAGCCCACCACCGGCAGAAATTGTCGCAATGTTATACCAGAAAGGTGCTATCACTGCTGAACAAGCTGAATTAGCTCAGTATATCCCGGTAAGTGACGATATTTGTGCCGAAGCTGACTCTGGTGGGCATACTGATGCTGGCATCCCTACTATTTTGCTGCCCGCTATTTTGCAGTTACGACAATCCATCATCGAAAAATATCACTATCAAGTGCCTCCCTGTGTGGGGTTGGCGGGGGGAATCGGTACACCGATGGCTGCTGCTGCCGCATTTGTTATGGGGGCGGATTTTATTCTAACAGGTTCGATTAACCAATGTACGGTGGAGTCAGGTTCTAGTGCGCTGGTGAAAGAGATGCTGCAACAAGCCAGTATTCATGATATGGCATATGCCCCAGCAGGAGATATGTTTGAAATGGGTTCTCGGGTACAAGTCCTCAGAAAAGGGCTACTTTTCCCGCCACGTGCCAACAAGCTTTATGCATATTATCTGCAATATGACAGCCTGGAAGATTTACCTACCGCCGTACAGTCTCAATTAGAGGATTGTTATTTTAAATGTAGTTTGGCCGAAGTTTGGCAAGAAACTTTATATCATTTACAAGCAAGTGGACGGACACAGGATATTGCCAAAGCACAAGTTAATGCCAAATACCGTATGAGTTTAGTGTTCCGTTGGTATTTCAGTTACTCAACTCAGTTAGCTTTTAGCGGACTACCTGACGATAAGACTAATTATCAGGTACATACAGGCCCGGCTTTGGGGGCATTTAATCAGTGGGTTCAGGGTACCGAATTAGCGGTATGGACACAGCGCCATGTTGATCTGATTGCAATGAAACTACTACATGCCACAGCCAATCAATTAACATCGATGCTAAATATTGGATGTGACGCCAGAGAAGGAATGAGGTCATGA